The following are from one region of the Arachis duranensis cultivar V14167 chromosome 10, aradu.V14167.gnm2.J7QH, whole genome shotgun sequence genome:
- the LOC107468787 gene encoding uncharacterized protein LOC107468787 encodes MGLLDSHQGRLEQLEQELERQREVKRNLRREVERRKELEEKLLKLEFNLRGKGSRTDREDTPLRGEDSFSEDIMKEKVSRNFKSPDMDLYDKTTNPKHHLSNFKSWTYLADAFDATCCKAFPTTLTKAVMKWFDNLPPRSVTSFDDLSHKFLMRFSIQKDKVKHTSSLLGVKQEVGELLERFNKACLEIQDLPTEAVIMGLVNGLREGPFSQSISKRHPTSLSDVQERAEKYINMEENTRLREPSRRPGHSHPSKEKEREPKKKEEVGPKRPRRYHSYTPLQVSLVDIYRKICYTEKLPPPRPIKNKNRGSRSKFCEYHKLYGHSTNDCYELKNMIEKLARKSRLDRYLMERSDHHGKRKRDEEDRRNTPPRTPERHVHMISEGFAGGGLTKSSRKRQLKEVYQVESELPDLPTICFTKEDGQGIAPGHDDSVVITVIFANVHLHRTLMDQGS; translated from the coding sequence ATGGGATTGCTCGATAGCCACCAAGGACGGCTGGAGCAGCTGGAACAAGAACTAGAGCGACAACGAGAAGTAAAGAGAAACCTAAGGAGAGAGGTTGAGCGGCGAAAAGAGCTTGAAGAAAAGCTCTTAAAATTGGAATTCAATCTCCGAGGTAAGGGCTCTCGCACTGACCGAGAAGATACTCCATTAAGGGGAGAAGATTCGTTCAGTGAAGACATCATGAAGGAAAAAGTTTCAAGGAATTTCAAAAGCCCTGACATGGATCTGTACGACAAGACCACCAACCCAAAACATCATTTGAGCAACTTTAAAAGTTGGACGTACCTAGCCGACGCCTTTGATGCTACCTGTTGCAAAGCTTTTCCAACGACCTTGACAAAGGCGgtgatgaagtggttcgataacCTCCCTCCAAGGTCGGTCACCAGTTTTGATGACCTCTCGCATAAGTTTCTTATGCGATTTtcaatccagaaggacaaagtcAAGCATACGTCTAGTCTCTTGGgagtaaaacaggaggtcggagaactcctggagagattcaacaaggcATGCTTGGAAATCCAGGATCTGCCTACAGAAGCAGTAATCATGGGCCTAGTAAATGGACTCCGAGAAGGTCCCTTCTCTCAGTCCATCTCGAAAAGGCATCCGACTTCTTTgagtgatgtacaagaaagagctgaaaagtacatcaatatggaggaaaacACCAGACTACGAGAACCAAGTCGGCGACCTGGGCACTCTCATCCATCaaaggagaaggagagagagcccaagaaaaaggaagaagtcgGGCCTAAAAGGCCCAGGagatatcactcttatactcctctgcAAGTTTCCTTAGTCGACATCTACAGAAAAATTTGTTATACTGAAAAGCTACCTCCTCCTCGGCCCATCAAGAACAAAAATAGGGGAAGTCGTAGCAAATTCTGTGAATATCACAAGTTATATGGGCACTCAACAAATGATTGTTACGaattgaaaaatatgatagaaaagctggccagGAAAAgtcggcttgatagatatctgATGGAAAGGTCGGACCATCATGGAAAGAGGAAACGAGATGAGGAAGATCGGAGAAACACACCACCACGGACCCCGGAACGACATGTACATATGATCTCGGAAGGGTTCGCTGGTGGAGGACTCACAAAGTCATCTCGTAAAAGGCAACTGAAAGAAGTTTATCAGGTCGAGAGCGAATTGCCCGACCTTCCAACAATCTGtttcaccaaagaagatggACAGGGTATTGCCCCCGGACATGACGATTCGGTGGTAATTACCGTGATTTTCGCCAATGTCCATCTACACAGAACCCTGATGGATCAGGGGAGTTAG